DNA sequence from the Butyricimonas faecalis genome:
CGACGAGCACGGCTATGTACATCCCGATGATATAAAGAACGCCATTCGCCCGAACACGAAATTTGTTGTCGTGACCCATTGCTCCAACGTGCTGGGAACGATCCAACCATTGACTGAGATCGGCAAAATCTGTAAAGAGAAAGGGGTTATCTTCGTGGTTGACGGTAGTCAAGGAGCCGGAGCTGTTGACTTAGACATGCAGGAATCCGGCATTGACGTGTATTGCTTCACGGGCCACAAATGCCTCATGGGCCCGACAGGTATAGGCGGTTCATACGTGCGTGAAGGTATCGAAATCAAACATACCCGAGCCGGAGGTACCGGAGTCCGCTCCGCTTATCCCGTACATCTGGACGAATATCCTTACCGCTTGGAATACGGGACCCTTAACTTGTTAGGGGTTGCCGGATTGAACGCCGGGGTAAAATGGATTCAAGAACAAGGAATCATGAACATCCATCACCGGGAAATCCTACTTTGGGATAAACTCCGCAAAGCTTTACAGGACATCGAAGGAGTAACCACTTATTGCGCCAGCAGCATAGAAAACCAGAACCCGGTATTAAGCTTCAACATCAACGGCTTCGACTCGGGAGACGTGGGAACCATGCTTGACGTGGATTATAATATTGCCGTACGTACCGGATTACAATGTGCCCCGAAAGTACACGAAGTCATCGGCACATTCGATCTTCACGGAACTGTCCGCATGAGTATCGGCGCTTTCACCACGGAAGAGGACGTGAACACAGCTATTGAGGCTGTGAAAGAAATTGCTGCAATCAGGAATTAATCACCGAGGCTGAACAGGTCTTATCCAACATCAATCGAGTAGGAGGAAAACGAAGCAGTTTTCTTCCTACTTTCGTTTTCCGACCTCTCACACCACCGTACGTGCGGTTCCGCATACGGCGGTTCCTATTTTGGATACCAATCGAGATACGACCCTATTAAAGTAGCATACCCTGCGGAGCGTAGTTTATTGTTATCTATCGCCCTTTTTAGAATAGGGCTATCAGCTATTCGCCAATAGCCCTTGCGAGTATTTCCCCATTCGTATGCTTGATATTTATTGATACCACATATGATGAGGTTTGCCACTTTTGTCTTGGCTTTCTTCCAAGCTTTCCATATACACATGCGGATTCTACGCCTTAGCCATTCGTCTGTTACAAGCAAGAGACGCTTCATATTGGCAAGGTGATAATAGCCAACCCAACCTCTTATGTATTCTTTCAGCTTTTGCTTTCTCTTGGCATATCCCCATCCGTTGCTGCGACTTGTCAGTTCTTTCAATTTTGACTTCATCTTGTCCTTGGACTTGGGATGCACCGTGAGTTGGCATTTGCCTTTCATCACATAGAAGGAGTAGCCGAGGTATTTCGCTCCGCGCACATACGACACTACGGTCTTTTCCTTGTTGACTTTGAGATATAGAACATTTTCTATAAATCGGGTTATAGACTCCTTCACTCGCATTGCAGCCCTTTTTGACTTGCAGAATATCATCGAGTCGTCAGCATAACGCACAAAGGGGAGTCCTCTGCGTTCGAGTTCTTTATCCAATTCGTTGAGCATGATGTTACTCAACAACGGACTTAGCGGTCCTCCTTGGGGAGTTCCTTCCTCGCTCGCTTCAAACAATCCTTTGTTCATTACACCACTTCGGAGATATTTGTGTATAAGGCTGACTACTCTGCCGTCTTTTATCGTACGGCTGAGGATTTCTATGAGCTTGCTATGGCTCACGGTGTCGAAGAAGCGTTCAAGGTCGAGGTCTACTACATAGGTGTAGCCCTCGTTGATTATCCTTTGCGCTCCACGCAGTGCATCATGGCATCCTCTTCCCGGACGGAAGCCGTAGCTTGTCTTGGAGAATTGGTTCTCATAGATGGGAGTCAGTACTTGGTTGATGGCTTGTTGCACCACACGGTCTACAACCGTAGGTATTCCCAACAGGCGCATCTTGCCGTTGTCTTTGGGTATTTCTACCCTTTTCACTGGGTTCGGACGGTAAGAGCCGTCCATCAAGGAACGGATGAGCACATCCTTGTTGGTCATGAGCCATGGGAGCAACTGCTCACATGACATCTTGTCGATACCACCACAGCCTTTGTTTCTCATAACAGCCTTGTAAGCTCGGTTGAGATTCGTAGGACTGAGGATTTGCTCGAAAAGGTGTTCCTTGTAGAATGGTACTTCCACGATGTTGTCTTCACACATCCACATGAAGGTCTGCACTCCCCCATACCATTCGGTTTCCGACCTATCTCTTTGGGGGCAGCCATTAACTTGGGATAATGTTTTCTGCATTCTTTCCTTCATAAGGTATGTTTCAATTACTATCGTTTAATTGTTAGGTTCAGCCCTTCATGCAATGTTATCGATTATTGCAATACTATGGCATCTGCTGACTTCTCACGGCAAGCTTTACTCCGCTTCTTTCGTAAAAAAAAAAACTATTTGAAGCGTCCGTGAGACCTCCTCGGATAAGAGCATTGTCTTTCCATCTTATACCCACTTCATTTACACCGACCGTTCCGAATAGCTATAGGGCTTTGGCTTGTCGTGCAGCCTTACCCACGGTCATATGCCTTATATGAAGTTTCTGTCCGTTAGGTCAGATGTTTGCCGCCGGCTTCTTTCAGATTTCACCTCACGATGAACACCCTTGCCTTGGGCTATGTAATTCCCGCTATTAGGGCTTACTCGGGACTTGCACCCGTTAGACAATGCTCATGCCGAGCATACACGAACTACCCCCTCCCCTTGCACCGGGGAGGGGTGATTGCCAAGAGGTTTCCCCCTCCTTATACAAGAGGGGGTAGGGGAGGTTGTCGTTAAAAACAGACTTGCTAGACAGTCTCAAGTTTTTATCCCCGAATCATAACATTTCACAACTTATTTACCAAATAAAATACGATATCTTCATTTTCGAATACGTCGTAAATAAAAATTCATTACTTTTGAGGCCATTAAAACAAACATAAAAATTAGTTATATGTACGGAAAATTTCAAGACTTTTTAAAGACTGAATTGCAGTCCATAAAAGACGCCGGCTTATACAAGAGCGAAAGAATTATCGTTACCCCGCAAGATGCAGAAATCAAGCTTGCCACGGGAGAAACTGTATTAAACTTTTGTGCAAACAACTATTTAGGACTTTCTTCTAACCCGACGGTTATCGAAGGAGCCAAGAAAGCATTGGACAGCCGTGGTTACGGAATGTCTTCAGTGCGTTTCATCTGCGGAACCCAAGATATTCACAAAGAATTGGAAGCTAAAATCTCTCAATTCTTCGGAACGGAAGATTCCATTCTTTACGCTGCTTGCTTCGATGCCAACGGTGGTGTGTTCGAACCGTTATTCGGTCAGGAAGATGCCATCATCTCTGATGAATTGAACCACGCTTCTATCATTGACGGTGTTCGTCTTTGTAAAGCCGTACGCTACAGATACAAACACGCCAACATGGCTGACCTCGAAGAGCAATTAAAAATTTCCCAAGCTCAACGCTACCGGATCATCGTTACCGATGGTGTGTTCTCCATGGACGGGGATATTGCCAAAATGAACGAAATCTGCGACTTAGCTGAGAAATACAATGCATTGGTAATGGTTGACGATAGCCACGCTGCCGGATTTATCGGTAAAACAGGTCGTGGATCTGCAGAACACCACAATTGCATGAACCGTGTGGACATCTTCACAGGAACCCTCGGTAAAGCACTGGGTGGAGCTATGGGTGGTTACACGACCGGTAAAAAAGAAATCATCGATATGTTGCGTCAACGTTCAAGACCTTATTTGTTCTCTAACTCCTTGTCTCCGGCAATCTGCGGTGCTTCTATCGCCGTGTTCGACATGCTGTCAAAGAGTACTGAATTAAGAGACCGTGTCATGGACAACGCTAACTACTTCCGTGCTAAATTAACGGAAGCCGGATTCGATCTGAAACCGTCAGAATCAGCAATCTGCGCCTTGATGCTTTATGATGCCGTTCTTTCTCAACAATTCGCTGCCGAATTACAGAAAGAAAACATCTATGTTACCGGATTCTACTACCCGGTTGTACCGAAAGGACAAGCCCGTATCCGTATCCAATTGTCTGCCGCTCATACGCGTGAACAACTGGATCGTGCATTGGCTGCCTTCATCAAGATTGGTAAAAAATTGG
Encoded proteins:
- the ltrA gene encoding group II intron reverse transcriptase/maturase; this encodes MKERMQKTLSQVNGCPQRDRSETEWYGGVQTFMWMCEDNIVEVPFYKEHLFEQILSPTNLNRAYKAVMRNKGCGGIDKMSCEQLLPWLMTNKDVLIRSLMDGSYRPNPVKRVEIPKDNGKMRLLGIPTVVDRVVQQAINQVLTPIYENQFSKTSYGFRPGRGCHDALRGAQRIINEGYTYVVDLDLERFFDTVSHSKLIEILSRTIKDGRVVSLIHKYLRSGVMNKGLFEASEEGTPQGGPLSPLLSNIMLNELDKELERRGLPFVRYADDSMIFCKSKRAAMRVKESITRFIENVLYLKVNKEKTVVSYVRGAKYLGYSFYVMKGKCQLTVHPKSKDKMKSKLKELTSRSNGWGYAKRKQKLKEYIRGWVGYYHLANMKRLLLVTDEWLRRRIRMCIWKAWKKAKTKVANLIICGINKYQAYEWGNTRKGYWRIADSPILKRAIDNNKLRSAGYATLIGSYLDWYPK
- a CDS encoding aminotransferase class V-fold PLP-dependent enzyme; translation: MSKLIYLDNSATSFPKPDVVYDFMNDFYRKHGVNPGRSGFDAAVETEEVVNSTRKMLTKLFNGGNDHNRLTFSYNATDSLNLIINGLVEKGIHVVSTMLEHNSVLRPLNMHHQNGTIDLTYVPFDEHGYVHPDDIKNAIRPNTKFVVVTHCSNVLGTIQPLTEIGKICKEKGVIFVVDGSQGAGAVDLDMQESGIDVYCFTGHKCLMGPTGIGGSYVREGIEIKHTRAGGTGVRSAYPVHLDEYPYRLEYGTLNLLGVAGLNAGVKWIQEQGIMNIHHREILLWDKLRKALQDIEGVTTYCASSIENQNPVLSFNINGFDSGDVGTMLDVDYNIAVRTGLQCAPKVHEVIGTFDLHGTVRMSIGAFTTEEDVNTAIEAVKEIAAIRN
- the kbl gene encoding glycine C-acetyltransferase, whose translation is MYGKFQDFLKTELQSIKDAGLYKSERIIVTPQDAEIKLATGETVLNFCANNYLGLSSNPTVIEGAKKALDSRGYGMSSVRFICGTQDIHKELEAKISQFFGTEDSILYAACFDANGGVFEPLFGQEDAIISDELNHASIIDGVRLCKAVRYRYKHANMADLEEQLKISQAQRYRIIVTDGVFSMDGDIAKMNEICDLAEKYNALVMVDDSHAAGFIGKTGRGSAEHHNCMNRVDIFTGTLGKALGGAMGGYTTGKKEIIDMLRQRSRPYLFSNSLSPAICGASIAVFDMLSKSTELRDRVMDNANYFRAKLTEAGFDLKPSESAICALMLYDAVLSQQFAAELQKENIYVTGFYYPVVPKGQARIRIQLSAAHTREQLDRALAAFIKIGKKLGVIK